Proteins from a genomic interval of Beijerinckia indica subsp. indica ATCC 9039:
- a CDS encoding acyltransferase family protein — MSNKSYRPQLDGVRAFCIIFTVFHHIQNVPWFINGSVGVDVFFSLSGWLITWLLLQEKERNGYVNVGAFYIRRICRIMPMYYLTILIYAVLALAVAGHDPEKLESFRFAAPYLLTFNSEYRPPGGGPIFAHAWTLGIEEKFYLVWPMAVVFLPRHRAVTMIVLACLLTVVLSFAVSLEDLIRGYFGLGFGTVLALTVRRNQRLMDWLRVAAPAFPLFIALVTVYTLSVLYPVPLWWNLMISALSGLMIASIWFNQTQAVSTFLRLKPLPFLGSLTYVIYLLQALAINAALVLFRKFHIPEHWLLVFVASYALSILLGYAAHRLIEEPFIQLGRRLSRKATTTSSESAMAG, encoded by the coding sequence ATGTCGAACAAATCATATCGACCTCAACTTGATGGTGTCCGTGCATTTTGTATCATCTTTACTGTTTTTCATCATATTCAGAATGTGCCGTGGTTTATCAATGGCAGTGTCGGTGTTGACGTCTTTTTTTCTTTGAGCGGCTGGTTGATCACCTGGCTCTTGCTTCAGGAAAAGGAGCGTAATGGGTACGTCAATGTCGGCGCATTCTATATTCGTAGAATATGCCGTATCATGCCTATGTATTATCTCACCATTCTCATTTACGCGGTCCTCGCGCTGGCTGTCGCGGGGCATGATCCTGAGAAACTGGAGTCGTTCCGATTTGCGGCTCCCTATTTGCTGACGTTCAATAGTGAATATCGCCCGCCGGGAGGAGGTCCGATTTTCGCTCATGCCTGGACATTGGGGATCGAGGAAAAGTTCTATCTCGTCTGGCCCATGGCTGTCGTGTTCTTGCCGCGTCACCGTGCCGTGACCATGATCGTCTTAGCCTGCCTGCTGACTGTGGTTCTGAGCTTTGCCGTGAGCCTGGAGGATTTGATCCGCGGTTATTTCGGCCTTGGTTTTGGCACTGTGCTGGCCCTGACAGTGCGCCGCAATCAGCGCTTGATGGATTGGCTTCGCGTCGCCGCTCCGGCCTTTCCACTCTTCATCGCGCTGGTTACCGTCTATACGCTCTCTGTCTTATACCCTGTGCCCCTTTGGTGGAATCTGATGATCTCGGCTCTTTCCGGCCTGATGATCGCCAGTATCTGGTTCAATCAAACGCAAGCGGTCAGTACGTTCTTGAGATTGAAACCCCTCCCGTTCCTCGGCAGCCTGACCTATGTGATTTATCTCTTGCAGGCCTTGGCGATCAATGCCGCGTTGGTCCTGTTCCGCAAGTTCCATATTCCTGAACATTGGCTACTGGTTTTTGTGGCGAGTTATGCCTTGTCCATACTCTTGGGATATGCGGCGCATCGGCTCATCGAAGAACCGTTCATTCAGCTTGGCCGTCGACTCTCGAGAAAGGCCACAACCACTTCATCTGAATCGGCCATGGCCGGTTAG
- the aroD gene encoding type I 3-dehydroquinate dehydratase: MSNVAGLLEWKAEMRVVSVKDVVIGAGRPKIIVPITAKTFKDALTSATRLSEEKTLDLIELRVDYLENALDARGVAGLLREAAKIQNAKPMIVTFRTKAEGGMTALDGSSYVDFYKTILQEGRPDLIDVEVMRGDEIVREVIDAAHGVGVGVILSNHDFNGTAPAEELVARMRSMQDLGADIVKIATMPKDAGDVLQLLNATWLMHSRYAECPLITMAMAGQGVVSRLSGEVFGSAATFGMVGEASAPGQVQLHELRPVLDLIHAALGR; the protein is encoded by the coding sequence TTGTCGAATGTTGCCGGTCTGCTTGAATGGAAAGCCGAAATGCGCGTGGTGAGCGTCAAAGATGTTGTGATCGGAGCGGGGCGACCCAAGATCATCGTGCCCATCACGGCCAAGACTTTCAAGGATGCATTGACGTCCGCCACGCGGCTCTCAGAAGAAAAGACGCTGGACCTCATCGAATTGCGGGTGGATTATCTTGAGAATGCGCTCGATGCTCGCGGTGTCGCGGGCCTCTTGCGGGAAGCAGCGAAAATCCAAAATGCCAAGCCGATGATTGTGACTTTCCGAACCAAGGCGGAAGGTGGCATGACAGCGCTCGACGGATCGAGCTATGTGGATTTTTACAAGACAATCCTCCAGGAGGGCCGGCCCGATCTGATCGATGTGGAAGTCATGCGCGGTGATGAGATCGTGCGTGAAGTAATCGATGCTGCCCATGGTGTGGGGGTCGGTGTTATTCTTTCCAATCACGATTTCAATGGGACAGCGCCGGCAGAGGAACTGGTCGCGCGTATGCGATCCATGCAGGATTTAGGGGCGGATATCGTCAAGATCGCCACAATGCCTAAAGACGCGGGCGATGTTCTGCAGCTTCTCAATGCGACATGGCTCATGCACAGCCGATATGCCGAATGTCCCTTGATCACGATGGCCATGGCGGGGCAGGGGGTGGTCTCCCGACTTTCGGGGGAAGTTTTCGGCTCGGCGGCGACATTCGGAATGGTCGGTGAGGCCTCTGCTCCCGGCCAAGTCCAGCTTCATGAACTACGGCCGGTTCTGGATCTCATTCATGCCGCGCTCGGGCGTTAA
- a CDS encoding MFS transporter has product MVEVTRDYHFSPAADPYDRADVRRRTKAILIGSVGNLIEWYDVYAYSAFALYFGGAFFPSANLVAQQLAAASLFAAAFLMRPIGSLLFGYLADRYGRRMALTFSILLMCFGSLLIAVAPTYSTIGIGAPILLAFARILQGLSQGGEYGTSATYLAEVSHPARRGFYSGIWYTTLIGGQLAAIIVLLILQKLVLTPEQLYAFGWRIPFFIGAALALYCFFMRRDLHETDLFKKSQALAEKVGTWTTLRRNWKTILYVIGFTAGGTSAFYTYTTYMQKFVKLSVGLTEDETTLIIFGSSTLAVALQPLYGALSDKIGRKPMLLAFGIMGTLFTYPLLTTLQTTKSPLVAFLLICAGWGIITPYTSTAVIVKAELFPTSIRAIGVGFPYAIAAAVFGGTIDSVALSFKNQGHEEWFFLYATACIFMSLIFYCFLPDLKKKSRMDEAV; this is encoded by the coding sequence ATGGTCGAGGTCACGCGGGATTATCACTTCTCACCGGCGGCTGATCCTTATGATCGCGCGGATGTACGACGGCGCACGAAAGCCATTTTGATCGGTTCTGTTGGCAACCTGATAGAATGGTATGATGTCTACGCCTATTCGGCTTTTGCGCTTTATTTCGGCGGTGCCTTTTTCCCGAGTGCCAATCTGGTTGCGCAGCAATTGGCGGCGGCCTCCTTGTTTGCCGCGGCTTTTCTCATGCGTCCCATCGGCAGCCTGTTGTTTGGCTATTTAGCCGATCGTTATGGGCGGCGCATGGCGCTGACCTTTTCTATTCTTCTCATGTGTTTCGGTTCCTTGCTGATTGCCGTGGCCCCGACTTATTCGACAATTGGCATCGGGGCACCGATCTTGTTGGCCTTCGCTCGCATTCTGCAGGGGCTCAGCCAAGGCGGCGAATATGGCACAAGCGCCACTTATCTGGCGGAAGTTTCGCATCCGGCGCGGCGCGGTTTTTATTCGGGCATCTGGTACACGACCTTAATTGGCGGCCAGCTCGCTGCGATCATCGTTCTGCTGATCTTGCAAAAATTGGTGCTCACGCCGGAGCAGCTTTATGCCTTTGGTTGGCGTATTCCGTTTTTTATCGGCGCCGCTCTCGCGCTTTATTGTTTCTTCATGCGTCGTGACCTGCACGAGACCGATTTGTTCAAGAAATCGCAGGCGCTGGCCGAGAAAGTCGGCACCTGGACGACCCTGCGCCGCAATTGGAAGACGATCCTTTATGTCATTGGCTTCACGGCGGGAGGCACCTCGGCCTTTTACACCTACACGACCTATATGCAGAAATTCGTCAAATTGTCCGTGGGGCTCACCGAGGACGAGACGACGCTGATCATTTTCGGCTCATCGACGCTCGCCGTTGCTCTTCAGCCGCTTTATGGCGCCTTGTCTGACAAGATCGGTCGTAAGCCCATGTTGCTTGCCTTCGGTATCATGGGGACTTTGTTCACCTATCCGTTGCTCACGACGCTGCAGACGACGAAAAGCCCGCTCGTGGCCTTCCTGTTGATCTGCGCTGGCTGGGGCATCATCACGCCCTATACGTCGACGGCGGTCATTGTGAAGGCGGAGCTTTTTCCGACCTCCATCCGGGCGATTGGTGTCGGTTTTCCCTATGCCATTGCGGCTGCGGTCTTCGGCGGCACGATTGACAGCGTGGCCTTGTCTTTCAAGAACCAAGGCCATGAAGAATGGTTCTTCCTCTATGCGACAGCCTGTATTTTCATGTCGCTGATCTTTTATTGCTTCCTGCCGGATCTGAAGAAAAAATCCCGGATGGATGAGGCGGTTTAG
- a CDS encoding L-dopachrome tautomerase-related protein, with protein sequence MTSAGIAFFSVGSEKSLANTVSGDNVPVGSFEIVAQFRDPGPSGVALTPDGRLFIGFPRHADNHNKATLAELRDGKLIPYPNAAMSLPSEAKPSARLVSVHGMTTDTQGRLWVIDDGKIAGEPIAPGAAKVVGIDPATDQVIASIVLKSPAMLPESHMNDLRVDLTHGEAGTAYIADSSFGIKPGLVVIDIASGRQRRVLTTHPSIRPEQGFLTILDGKPLRYDPLHPTFPVGGVDGITLSADSTRLYYAPLTSRRLYSIATALLSDFSASDEALAAGVVDEGEKGMSDGLATDKQNRIYITASEHDSILRRDPNGRIEVVARDPRIVWPDGIFATETHVYCTLGQWNRLPGFNGGKDLRQPPYLLIRVPITPTPEPRQ encoded by the coding sequence GTGACCTCCGCCGGCATCGCTTTCTTCTCGGTGGGGTCGGAAAAGAGCCTCGCCAACACGGTCTCGGGCGATAATGTGCCTGTCGGCTCCTTTGAAATCGTCGCGCAATTCCGCGATCCCGGCCCTTCCGGCGTCGCCCTGACGCCCGATGGTCGCCTCTTCATCGGTTTTCCCCGGCATGCGGACAATCACAACAAGGCAACACTCGCCGAATTACGGGACGGAAAGCTCATTCCCTACCCCAATGCGGCGATGAGCCTTCCCTCCGAGGCCAAGCCGTCGGCCAGGCTCGTTTCCGTCCATGGCATGACGACCGACACCCAAGGACGGCTGTGGGTCATTGACGATGGTAAAATCGCCGGCGAGCCCATCGCACCCGGCGCCGCCAAAGTGGTCGGCATCGATCCGGCGACCGATCAGGTTATCGCCAGCATCGTCCTGAAATCTCCGGCCATGCTGCCGGAAAGCCACATGAACGATCTGCGCGTCGATCTGACTCACGGTGAGGCTGGCACCGCCTATATCGCCGATTCCTCGTTTGGGATTAAACCCGGCCTCGTTGTCATCGATATCGCGTCCGGACGGCAGCGGCGTGTGCTCACCACCCATCCTTCGATACGGCCGGAACAGGGCTTCTTGACCATTCTCGATGGCAAACCGCTCCGTTACGATCCTTTGCATCCGACTTTTCCCGTCGGCGGCGTGGACGGCATTACGCTCAGTGCTGACAGCACACGTCTCTATTATGCGCCGCTGACCAGCCGCAGGCTCTACAGCATCGCGACCGCGCTGCTTTCCGATTTCTCTGCAAGCGACGAGGCTTTGGCCGCCGGCGTCGTCGATGAAGGCGAGAAGGGCATGTCCGATGGCCTCGCCACGGACAAACAGAACCGCATCTATATTACCGCGAGCGAACATGATTCGATTCTCCGGCGCGACCCGAACGGGCGCATCGAAGTCGTGGCGCGTGATCCGCGCATCGTCTGGCCCGACGGCATTTTCGCCACGGAGACCCATGTCTATTGCACATTGGGTCAGTGGAATCGGCTGCCCGGTTTCAACGGCGGCAAGGACCTCCGCCAGCCACCTTACCTCCTGATTCGCGTGCCGATCACACCGACGCCGGAACCCCGGCAATAG
- a CDS encoding GlcG/HbpS family heme-binding protein — MRVLMRQSAFALILSGLATPGALAAGSHLVSSQKLDWETATKLASEAVRICAAQGYSVTAAVVDPSGHQQAVVKGDTVPLQSLSVSYRKAYTAFSYGQAFDKNTTSELINAKLAGPENGALNTIPEVLFVPGGVTLRKADHRVIGGLGVSGAPGGDKDEACAKDAVAELQGEFQ; from the coding sequence ATGCGCGTGCTTATGCGGCAGAGTGCTTTTGCGCTTATCCTTTCGGGCCTTGCCACGCCTGGCGCCCTAGCGGCCGGAAGCCATCTCGTCTCCTCGCAAAAGCTCGATTGGGAGACAGCCACGAAACTCGCCTCGGAAGCGGTGCGGATCTGCGCCGCGCAAGGCTATTCGGTGACGGCTGCGGTCGTTGATCCTTCCGGTCATCAACAAGCCGTGGTCAAAGGCGATACAGTGCCGCTGCAATCCCTTTCCGTCTCCTACCGCAAAGCCTATACCGCCTTTTCCTACGGTCAGGCTTTTGACAAAAATACCACCAGTGAACTCATCAATGCCAAGCTCGCCGGGCCTGAAAATGGCGCGCTGAACACGATACCGGAAGTGCTGTTCGTCCCGGGCGGCGTCACCTTGCGCAAGGCTGATCATCGCGTGATCGGCGGCCTCGGCGTCTCTGGCGCTCCGGGCGGCGATAAGGATGAGGCCTGTGCCAAGGACGCCGTGGCAGAACTCCAGGGAGAATTCCAATAA
- a CDS encoding Cache 3/Cache 2 fusion domain-containing protein produces MNRARFLHLAWTAGFLVAASMFIPTTGYSQTDTKVAKAMADLKAATNKLGTPKLEGMDPVSGKNAAALYFGKTKVNNDFSVVDAVTRENGGTATLFAKTEDEYVRVSTNVPKGDGRATGTILDPKGKVIVQINAGKPFYGDVDILGTMYSTGYEPIKDASGKIIGIWYVGYKK; encoded by the coding sequence ATGAATAGAGCCCGATTTCTTCACTTAGCCTGGACAGCAGGATTCCTCGTTGCAGCGTCGATGTTCATTCCGACGACAGGCTATAGCCAGACTGATACGAAAGTCGCCAAGGCCATGGCTGACCTGAAAGCGGCGACCAATAAACTCGGAACGCCGAAGCTGGAAGGAATGGACCCCGTCAGTGGCAAAAACGCTGCAGCCTTGTATTTCGGCAAAACCAAGGTCAACAACGATTTCAGCGTCGTCGACGCCGTCACCAGGGAGAACGGCGGAACGGCTACGCTGTTTGCGAAGACTGAGGACGAATACGTGCGCGTTTCGACCAATGTCCCTAAAGGCGACGGCCGCGCGACCGGAACGATCCTGGACCCGAAGGGCAAGGTCATCGTTCAGATCAACGCCGGCAAGCCTTTCTATGGTGACGTCGATATCCTCGGAACGATGTACTCGACAGGCTACGAGCCAATAAAAGACGCCTCCGGCAAAATTATCGGTATCTGGTATGTCGGGTATAAGAAATAG
- a CDS encoding DUF3597 domain-containing protein gives MSFFGSIMSKIFGTQEAKAETTGTEPAAPTPEAPAAGAPAGGTTVDVAAVLDKLLQDKQERLDWKHSIVDLLKLLDLDSSLTARKELADELHYEGDKSDSASMNIWLHKEVMKKLAANGGRVPDDLKAA, from the coding sequence ATGAGCTTTTTTGGTTCGATAATGTCCAAGATCTTTGGGACACAGGAAGCCAAAGCCGAGACGACCGGGACCGAGCCGGCGGCGCCGACCCCCGAAGCCCCTGCAGCAGGAGCCCCGGCAGGAGGCACCACCGTTGATGTGGCTGCCGTTCTCGACAAATTGCTGCAGGACAAACAGGAGAGGCTCGATTGGAAACATTCCATCGTCGATCTTCTGAAGTTGCTCGATCTGGACAGCAGCCTCACAGCCCGTAAGGAATTGGCTGATGAGCTTCATTATGAAGGCGACAAAAGTGACTCGGCGAGCATGAATATCTGGCTTCACAAAGAAGTCATGAAGAAGCTTGCGGCGAATGGTGGACGTGTTCCCGATGATTTGAAGGCTGCTTGA
- the glyS gene encoding glycine--tRNA ligase subunit beta yields the protein MPDLLLELFSEEIPARMQAQAAEDLKRLVTGALSEQGLSFEGAASFATPRRLALHVAGLPIRQADVREEKKGPKVGAPEAALQGFLKSAGLASLDQAIVQKDAKKGDFYVAVIERAGRPALDVLADILPAVIKSFPWPKSMRWGRASARSDALRWVRPLHAILATFGPETEEPDVVPFSVEGIEAGQTTFGHRFLAPEPIKIRRFDDYLPALEKAKVVLDAERRRDIILHDARDLSFAQGLDLIEDKALLEEVAGLVEWPVVLLAEFDPQFLEIPPEVIRATIRANQKCFVLRDPVSGRLAHKFLLVANIEASDGGKAIVAGNARVVRARLSDAKFFWETDLQTRLEARLPKLETIVFHEKLGTQGERVQRLVLNARDLSPIVGADQAEAARAAELAKTDLVSEMVGEFPELQGLMGRYYAQKQGESSNVAAAIEEHYKPQGPNDLVPNAPVSIAVALADKLDSLVGFFAIDERPSGSKDPYALRRAALGVIALILENKLRLPLRRQLENVFVHLVRVSEAVPAFNLLTLRDDRDADAGELARLAQGGLWAWEFAREPAKSAHAVASRYLEARFAGEGEEREEDMASFAALHDIVKPYERLREIWLASGQAGAEDPDFIDMRQAFLAAREDLIGQLIAFFGDRLKVYLRERGARYDLIDAVFALPGQDDLLLIVARVEALASFLDTEEGKNLLAGYRRAANILKAEEKKDGVGAFNAPADPGLLREGQERALWERIRLMREEAETHLYKAEEEIGRKTFEGPTPFEKAMENLASLRAPVDAFFDHVTVNASEPELRVNRLQLLNELRQAVHRIADFSKIAG from the coding sequence ATGCCCGATCTTCTGCTTGAACTTTTCTCCGAGGAAATCCCCGCTCGAATGCAGGCGCAGGCCGCCGAGGATTTGAAGCGGCTGGTGACCGGGGCTTTGAGCGAACAGGGATTGAGTTTCGAAGGTGCGGCGAGCTTTGCCACACCGCGGCGCCTGGCGCTGCATGTCGCGGGCCTGCCCATCCGCCAAGCCGATGTGCGGGAGGAAAAGAAAGGCCCCAAAGTCGGCGCGCCGGAAGCCGCGCTCCAAGGCTTTTTGAAAAGCGCTGGCCTCGCCTCACTTGATCAGGCCATTGTTCAGAAAGACGCCAAGAAAGGCGATTTCTATGTCGCGGTCATCGAGCGTGCAGGCCGTCCCGCACTCGATGTCCTGGCCGATATTTTGCCGGCCGTTATCAAAAGCTTTCCCTGGCCTAAATCCATGCGCTGGGGCAGGGCCTCGGCGCGCTCCGATGCCTTGCGCTGGGTGCGGCCTTTGCATGCGATCCTCGCGACCTTTGGTCCCGAAACGGAAGAGCCGGATGTCGTGCCCTTTTCCGTCGAAGGGATCGAAGCGGGTCAGACGACCTTCGGCCATCGCTTCCTGGCGCCCGAGCCCATCAAAATCCGCCGTTTCGACGATTATCTGCCGGCCCTTGAAAAGGCCAAGGTGGTGCTCGATGCTGAGCGGAGGCGCGACATCATCTTGCATGACGCGCGTGATCTCAGCTTCGCGCAAGGCCTGGATCTTATAGAAGACAAGGCTTTGTTGGAGGAGGTGGCGGGGCTTGTCGAATGGCCGGTGGTCCTTTTGGCGGAATTCGATCCGCAATTTCTTGAAATCCCGCCGGAGGTTATCCGCGCGACGATTCGCGCCAATCAGAAATGTTTCGTGTTGAGGGATCCGGTCAGCGGCCGTCTCGCCCATAAATTCCTGCTCGTCGCAAATATCGAGGCGAGCGATGGCGGCAAGGCGATTGTCGCGGGTAATGCACGCGTCGTGCGCGCCCGCCTGTCTGATGCCAAATTTTTCTGGGAGACGGATCTGCAAACACGGCTCGAGGCGCGGCTACCCAAGCTCGAGACCATCGTGTTTCATGAAAAGCTCGGCACGCAGGGCGAACGCGTACAGCGCTTGGTCTTGAACGCGCGTGATCTCAGCCCGATCGTTGGCGCGGATCAGGCCGAGGCGGCGCGGGCGGCGGAACTCGCCAAAACCGATCTTGTCTCGGAGATGGTTGGTGAATTTCCCGAATTGCAAGGCTTAATGGGCCGCTATTATGCGCAAAAGCAGGGGGAAAGCTCCAATGTCGCGGCGGCGATTGAGGAGCATTACAAGCCGCAAGGGCCGAACGATCTCGTGCCGAACGCGCCAGTGTCCATTGCTGTAGCCCTTGCTGACAAGCTCGACAGCCTCGTGGGCTTTTTCGCCATTGACGAGCGCCCGAGCGGCAGCAAGGATCCCTATGCTTTGCGCCGCGCGGCGCTCGGTGTGATCGCGCTCATTCTTGAAAACAAGCTGCGCCTGCCGCTGCGTCGCCAATTGGAAAATGTTTTTGTGCATCTGGTCCGGGTCAGCGAGGCGGTTCCAGCCTTTAACTTGCTGACCCTTCGTGATGATCGAGATGCCGATGCGGGCGAACTTGCCAGACTGGCGCAAGGCGGCCTTTGGGCTTGGGAATTCGCGCGCGAGCCGGCTAAAAGCGCTCATGCCGTCGCATCACGCTATCTGGAGGCTCGTTTCGCCGGTGAAGGTGAAGAGCGAGAAGAGGATATGGCGTCGTTCGCTGCCCTCCACGACATCGTCAAACCTTATGAGCGGCTGCGCGAAATCTGGCTCGCTTCGGGTCAGGCGGGGGCAGAGGATCCAGATTTCATCGACATGCGGCAGGCCTTTTTGGCCGCTCGGGAGGATCTCATCGGGCAGCTCATCGCCTTTTTCGGCGATCGTCTCAAAGTTTATCTGCGCGAGCGTGGTGCGCGCTATGATCTGATTGACGCGGTTTTTGCCTTGCCGGGCCAGGATGATCTGCTCCTCATTGTCGCGCGCGTCGAGGCCTTGGCGAGTTTTCTTGATACAGAGGAAGGCAAGAATCTGCTCGCCGGTTACAGGCGCGCGGCCAATATTTTGAAGGCTGAGGAAAAGAAAGATGGCGTTGGTGCTTTTAATGCGCCAGCCGATCCCGGCCTGTTACGCGAGGGACAAGAACGCGCCCTTTGGGAAAGAATCCGGCTGATGCGGGAAGAAGCCGAAACCCATTTGTACAAAGCAGAGGAAGAAATCGGTCGGAAAACTTTTGAAGGCCCGACTCCCTTCGAAAAAGCCATGGAAAATTTGGCCTCTTTGCGCGCGCCGGTCGATGCCTTTTTCGATCATGTGACAGTGAATGCGAGCGAGCCGGAACTTCGCGTGAACCGTCTGCAATTGCTGAATGAACTTCGGCAGGCGGTGCATCGCATCGCGGATTTTTCCAAGATTGCGGGATAG
- a CDS encoding MFS transporter has translation MSLAASGQASPFSETTVRWTEFALAVGGFGIGTGEFAIMGLLPNVAEDYAVSVPEAGHVISSYALGVVVGAPIITVIAARLSRRVLLLFLMGLFALGNLASALAPSFGTLLALRFFSGLPHGAYFGVASLVAAMMAGPDKRARAVGRVMLGLTIATLFGTPLATWFGQSVGWRAAFVTVGLIGALTVALIYRFVPADQPDKEASPLRELGALRNREVWLTLGVGAIGFGGMFTVFSYIAPILINVTGMPAAIIPFVLCVFGIGMILGNIIGSRLSDWALLPTIGGLLIWNAFVLMLFTFTAPYPFAALLSVLFVGTNFALVPALQTRLMDVAAEAQTLAAALNHSAFNIANALGAWLGGLAIAAGLGWTSTGWVGALLALGGLAVFGLSLWLGRSDSEPLEPLAREA, from the coding sequence ATGTCTCTCGCCGCTTCCGGACAAGCATCCCCATTTTCCGAAACCACCGTCCGCTGGACCGAATTCGCTTTGGCTGTTGGCGGTTTCGGCATCGGCACGGGTGAATTCGCGATCATGGGCCTGTTGCCGAATGTCGCCGAAGATTATGCAGTTTCGGTCCCCGAGGCCGGTCATGTCATCAGCTCTTATGCGCTTGGCGTCGTGGTCGGCGCGCCGATCATCACGGTGATTGCCGCGCGCCTGTCACGGCGTGTCTTGTTGCTCTTTTTGATGGGCCTGTTCGCGCTGGGCAATCTTGCAAGCGCGCTGGCTCCGAGTTTCGGCACTCTGCTCGCCTTGCGTTTCTTCAGCGGCCTGCCGCATGGGGCCTATTTCGGCGTCGCCTCGCTCGTCGCGGCCATGATGGCCGGCCCCGATAAACGAGCCCGCGCGGTCGGCCGGGTCATGCTTGGCCTCACCATCGCGACCCTGTTCGGAACGCCGCTCGCCACCTGGTTCGGCCAGAGCGTCGGCTGGCGCGCGGCCTTTGTGACGGTCGGACTGATCGGCGCGCTTACGGTCGCCTTGATCTATCGATTTGTCCCGGCCGACCAACCCGATAAAGAGGCAAGCCCCTTGCGCGAACTCGGCGCCTTGCGCAATCGCGAGGTCTGGCTGACGCTCGGCGTCGGCGCGATCGGCTTTGGCGGCATGTTCACCGTCTTCAGCTATATCGCGCCCATTTTGATCAACGTCACCGGCATGCCCGCGGCCATCATTCCCTTCGTGCTCTGCGTCTTCGGCATCGGCATGATTCTCGGCAATATTATCGGCTCGCGGCTTTCGGATTGGGCGCTTCTGCCGACGATTGGCGGTCTATTGATCTGGAACGCATTTGTTTTGATGCTTTTCACTTTTACCGCGCCTTATCCTTTCGCCGCCCTTCTCAGCGTTCTCTTCGTCGGCACCAATTTCGCGCTCGTTCCGGCATTGCAAACCCGCTTGATGGATGTGGCGGCCGAGGCGCAGACCCTGGCCGCCGCCCTCAACCATTCCGCCTTCAATATCGCCAATGCTTTGGGCGCCTGGCTCGGCGGCCTCGCCATTGCGGCAGGGTTGGGCTGGACATCAACCGGCTGGGTCGGCGCGCTCCTGGCCCTGGGTGGGCTTGCCGTTTTCGGTCTCTCCCTCTGGCTCGGCCGGTCCGATTCCGAGCCCTTGGAGCCATTGGCGCGGGAAGCTTGA